A stretch of Brachyhypopomus gauderio isolate BG-103 chromosome 3, BGAUD_0.2, whole genome shotgun sequence DNA encodes these proteins:
- the gch2 gene encoding GTP cyclohydrolase 2, with product MAYQNAAEMCNSKIVTEYLCRNGFSVEPKKVKHNNETSKKEDEDEVRLADIEAAYTTVLRGLGENTNRPGLLRTPRRAAKAMQFLTKGYHETVYDILNEAIFDEDHDELVIVKDIDMFSLCEHHLVPFFGKVHIGYLPNKKVVGLSKLARIVEVYSRRLQVQERLTKQIAVAISEALQPAGVAVVIEAAHMCMVMRGVQKMNSCTVTSVMLGVFREDPKTREEFMTLIKRP from the exons ATGGCTTACCAGAACGCCGCGGAAATGTGTAACAGTAAAATAGTTACAGAGTACCTCTGCCGCAACGGCTTCTCAGTGGAGCCTAAAAAAGTCAAACACAACAACGAAACCTCGAAAAAGGAGGACGAGGACGAAGTGCGCTTGGCGGACATAGAGGCGGCATACACGACAGTACTTCGCGGTTTGGGCGAGAACACTAACCGACCGGGTCTACTCCGAACCCCTCGGCGGGCTGCCAAGGCTATGCAGTTTCTTACAAAGGGGTACCATGAAACAGTATACG ATATCCTCAACGAAGCCATCTTTGACGAAGACCATGACGAACTGGTTATAGTGAAAGATATCGACATGTTCTCTCTTTGTGAGCATCACCTAGTTCCATTCTTTGGCAAG GTTCACATAGGATATCTTCCAAATAAAAAAGTGGTTGGGCTTAGTAAGCTTGCcag GATTGTGGAAGTTTATAGTCGCAGACTTCAAG TACAAGAGCGCCTGACAAAGCAAATCGCCGTGGCGATCTCTGAGGCCTTGCAGCCAGCAGGAGTCGCAGTAGTGATAGAGGCGGC TCACATGTGCATGGTCATGCGTGGGGTCCAGAAGATGAACAGTTGCACCGTGACCAGTGTGATGTTGGGGGTGTTCAGGGAAGACCCAAAGACCCGGGAGGAGTTCATGACCCTGATCAAGAGACCATAG
- the cript gene encoding cysteine-rich PDZ-binding protein, producing MVCDKCEKKLGRVITPDTWKDGARNTTESGGRKLNENKMLTSKKGRFDPYGKSGFATCRICKSSVHQPGSHYCQGCAYKKGICAMCGKKVLDTKNYKQTSV from the exons ATGGTTTGTGACAAAT GTGAGAAGAAACTTGGCCGCGTTATCACACCTGATACTTGGAAAGATGGAGCCAGAAATACAACAg AGAGTGGTGGACGGAAGCTCAATGAAAATAAAATGCTGACATCTAAAAAGGGCAG GTTTGATCCCTACGGAAAGTCAGGGTTTGCTACGTGTAGAATATGCAAAAGTTCTGTTCATCAGCCCGGATCACACTACTGCCAGGGCTGTGCTTACAAGAAAG GCATCTGTGCTATGTGCGGGAAGAAAGTCCTTGATACCAAGAATTACAAGCAGACTTCAGTGTGA
- the pigf gene encoding phosphatidylinositol-glycan biosynthesis class F protein, whose amino-acid sequence MWEVEIRGMGSAHALIAASIFMATVVPVVFVDNFSVCGTHLVWLYSVAGSVAVVNITVFWLLGISPPTKKNTLGYKLSRLIRSCVYFMLSCLFFHTVVVLYGAPLLESALETFSLAILLSTLTTLRCLCILGPNVQAWIRVFSRDGAMSVWDTSLQITSGCSVVGAWVGAFPIPLDWDRPWQAWPISCSLGATGGFVMGLLAAPLWIRWHRKQLTYKLK is encoded by the exons ATGTGGGAGGTGGAGATCAGAGGCATGGGCTCAGCTCATGCCCTTATAGCTGCGTCCATCTTCATGGCCACGGTGGTCCCAGTGGTGTTTGTAGATAACTTCTCTGTGTGTGGGACCCACTTGGTCTGGCTGTACTCTGTTGCTGGCTCTGTTGCTGTGGTCAACATCACTGTGTTTTGGCTTCTTGGCATTAGTCCACCAACAAAGAAGAACACGTTAGGCTATAAG TTATCTAGACTGATCAGATCCTGTGTGTACTTTATGCTGTCCTGCCTCTTCTTCCACACGGTGGTAGTATTGTATGGAGCACCTCTGCTAGA GTCAGCTCTGGAGACATTCTCTTTGGCTATTCTGCTTTCCACTCTCACCACACTGAGGTGCTTATGTATCCTGGGGCCGAATGTACAGGCTTGGATTCGCGTTTTCAGTAGGGACGG AGCCATGTCCGTGTGGGACACGTCACTTCAGATCACTAGTGGCTGCAGCGTAGTTGGAGCCTGGGTCGGAGCTTTCCCCATTCCCCTGGACTGGGACAGACCCTGGCAG GCGTGGCCCATTTCCTGTTCCCTGGGGGCAACTGGAGGTTTTGTGATGGGGCTCCTGGCCGCCCCTCTCTGGATACGGTGGCATCGAAAGCAGCTCACCTATAAGCTCAAGTGA